A single genomic interval of Spinacia oleracea cultivar Varoflay chromosome 6, BTI_SOV_V1, whole genome shotgun sequence harbors:
- the LOC110796003 gene encoding large ribosomal subunit protein uL11c has translation MAQPLVAAPSSSSITSPIPRKLCSSLLTPSSLSLSSNPRNSLQFLNSKLFLSPPSTSHRRLSIVAMAPKPGKAKKVIGVIKLALEAGKATPAPPVGPALGSKGVNIMAFCKDYNARTADKPGFVIPVEITVFDDKSFTFILKTPPASVLLLKASGAEKGSKDPQMEKVGKITIDQLRGIATEKLPDLNCTTIESAMRIIAGTAANMGIDIDPPILVKKKKEVIF, from the exons ATGGCGCAACCTTTAGTAGCAGCACCGTCTTCATCTTCCATAACTTCACCAATTCCCAGAAAACTATGTTCCTCTCTCCTCACACCTTCCTCCTTAAGCTTATCCTCTAACCCCAGAAACTCCCTCCAATTTCTCAACAGCaaactttttctctctcctccttccacTTCTCACAGACGTCTTTCCATTGTCGCCATGGCTCCTAAACCcggaaaagctaaaaagg TGATTGGAGTAATTAAACTGGCGTTGGAGGCTGGAAAAGCGACACCGGCACCACCAGTGGGACCTGCGCTGGGTTCAAAGGGTGTGAATATAATGGCGTTTTGCAAGGATTATAATGCTAGAACTGCTGATAAACCCGGTTTCGTTATTCCTGTTGAGATCACCGTTTTTGAT GATAAAAGTTTTACTTTCATTTTGAAGACTCCACCTGCATCTGTTCTTCTTCTGAAGGCTTCAG GTGCGGAAAAAGGATCAAAGGATCCACAAATGGAAAAAGTGGGGAAGATCACGATCGACCAACTACGAGGAATCGCCACTGAAAAGTTGCCTGACTTGAATTGCACAACCATTGAATCAGCAATGAGAATTATTGCAGGAACTGCTGCCAACATGGGAATCGATATCGATCCTCCTATCCTCGtcaagaagaaaaaagaagttATCTTCTAA
- the LOC110795994 gene encoding soluble inorganic pyrophosphatase PPA1 — protein sequence MDDQINGLANVDDQVNGLAKQVKQMYRPSPTPKLNQRIISSMSRRSVAAHPWHDLEIGPEAPEIFNCVVEISKGSKVKYELDKKTGLIKVDRILYSSVVYPHNYGFIPRTLCEDGDPMDVLVLMQEPIVPGAFLRARAIGLMPMIDQGEKDDKIIAVCADDPEVRHYTDINQLPPHRLAEIRRFFEDYKKNENKEVAVDEFLPPQTACDAIKHSMDLYAEYILQTLRR from the exons ATGGATGATCAGATAAACGGTCTTGCAAACGTGGATGATCAGGTAAACGGTCTTGCAAAGCAAGTTAAACAAATGTATCGCCCAAGCCCAACTCCAAAGTTGAACCAGAGGATCATTTCATCAATGTCAAGGAGATCCGTTGCTGCCCATCCTTGGCATGATCTTGAGATTG GACCTGAAGCCCCTGAAATTTTCAACTGT GTTGTTGAAATCAGTAAAGGAAGCAAAGTCAAGTATGAGCTTGACAAAAAGACTGGGCTTATCAAG GTTGATAGAATATTGTACTCGTCTGTGGTCTACCCTCACAACTATGGTTTTATTCCACGAACATTGTGTGAAGATGGTGATCCCATGGATGTGTTGGTGCTTATGCAG GAACCAATTGTCCCAGGTGCCTTCCTCCGAGCTCGGGCCATTGGTCTGATGCCTATGATTGATCAG GGGGAGAAAGATGATAAGATTATTGCAGTTTGTGCTGATGATCCTGAAGTTCGACACTACACCGACATCAACCAACTTCCTCCTCATCGCTTGGCTGAGATCAGACGCTTTTTTGAGGACT ACAAGAAAAACGAGAACAAAGAGGTTGCTGTGGATGAATTTTTGCCACCTCAAACTGCTTGTGATGCCATCAAGCACTCCAT ggATCTTTATGCTGAATACATTCTACAGACATTGAGAAGATGA
- the LOC110795984 gene encoding mitochondrial import inner membrane translocase subunit Tim13 codes for MDSFGSSTSGSTAAQPNPEAIMDQVKNQLAQAYAEEFLETVRGKCFDKCITKPGSSLSGSESSCVSRCVDRYIEATGIISRALFSQQQR; via the exons atggatTCATTTGGATCGTCGACGAGTGGATCAACTGCTGCGCAGCCTAATCCTGAAGCTATTATGGATCAGGTCAAAAATCAGCTCGCTCAAGCCTACGCTGAAGAATTCCTCGAG ACTGTTAGGGGAAAGTGCTTTGATAAGTGCATAACAAAACCTGGATCAAGCTTAAGTGGAAGTGAAAGCAGCTGTGTTTCAAGGTGTGTTGATCGGTATATTGAAGCTACTGGTATAATTAGCAGAGCTCTCTTTAGCCAACAACAACGATAA
- the LOC110795975 gene encoding B3 domain-containing transcription factor NGA3-like, with product MDYTPSSSTIWNGSPTQIEATTTTSAMMRNVEEEDDEGNNKSVVIIEREHMFDKVVTPSDVGKLNRLVIPKQHAEKHFPLDSSNNEKGLLLNFEDRTGKSWRFRYSYWNSSQSYVMTKGWSRFVKEKKLDAGDIVSFQRGVGEVGKDKLFIDWRRRPDNSSPGLLSYPLQSYHHQYNHRSAAAGWGSSSNSNSPSSTFVLRSHPHSHPYPQPYPYPSPQGSTVWDHQGTPHLSNMSLMNVLPSQSYPPRRGTGNNNTSGLGLGHYGYGYGYGNVVNPYPVTGSLIFLRSSPSSITTSSTSAVGAAAATSSVLLPVPESEVNHPYFHHHHHRQQGGGGTVMEVQREEPMVYESVPVVQGKAAAKRLRLFGVNMECPISHQTHDFDILSSPLASSSTPNHPSSHHHHHYHHPQQQKQQQQQQQQHPTTMAISMGPPSSSSSSSFPSSPSNQLLPLQLRSLQYHGTTSPTTPPEKGKSPTSSSSMSLDLDI from the coding sequence ATGGATTATACTCCATCTTCTTCAACGATATGGAATGGTTCACCAACCCAGATAgaggcaacaacaacaacatcagcaATGATGAGAAAtgttgaggaagaagatgatgaggGGAATAACAAATCGGTAGTAATAATAGAAAGAGAACACATGTTTGATAAAGTGGTGACTCCAAGTGATGTTGGAAAGCTGAATCGGTTGGTTATACCGAAGCAACACGCGGAGAAGCATTTTCCGTTGGATTCGTCGAATAACGAGAAAGGTTTGCTGCTTAATTTCGAGGATCGAACTGGGAAATCATGGAGGTTTCGGTACTCGTATTGGAATAGTAGTCAGAGTTATGTAATGACGAAAGGTTGGAGTCGTTTTGTTAAAGAGAAAAAATTGGATGCGGGTGATattgtttcttttcaaaggggTGTTGGTGAAGTTGGTAAAGATAAGCTGTTTATTGATTGGAGGCGACGGCCTGATAATTCTTCACCTGGTTTGCTTTCTTACCCGCTACAATCGTACCACCACCAGTACAACCACCGTTCTGCGGCGGCTGGTTGGGGTAGTAGTAGTAATAGTAATAGTCCGTCGTCGACTTTCGTGTTGAGATCTCATCCTCATTCTCATCCTTACCCTCAACCTTACCCTTACCCCTCTCCGCAAGGGAGTACAGTGTGGGACCACCAAGGGACGCCTCATTTGTCCAACATGAGTCTCATGAATGTTCTTCCTTCTCAATCATATCCGCCTCGGAGGGGAACGGGTAATAATAATACAAGTGGTTTGGGTTTGGGGCATTATGGGTACGGGTATGGGTATGGGAATGTGGTGAATCCGTATCCAGTAACCGGATCCTTGATCTTTCTTAGATCTTCTCCATCCTCAATAACAACATCATCCACTTCAGCAGTgggagcagcagcagcaacctCATCGGTTTTATTACCGGTACCAGAAAGTGAAGTAAATCATCCTTattttcatcatcatcatcatcgtcaacAGGGTGGTGGAGGAACAGTGATGGAGGTGCAGAGAGAGGAGCCCATGGTATACGAATCGGTGCCGGTGGTCCAAGGCAAAGCTGCAGCAAAGAGGTTGAGGCTGTTTGGCGTGAATATGGAGTGCCCCATCTCACATCAAACTCATGATTTTGACATCTTGTCTTCCCCTTTGGCATCCTCGTCCACCCCCAACCACCCTTcgtctcatcatcatcatcattatcatcatcctcaacaacaaaaacaacaacaacaacaacaacaacaacatcctACTACTATGGCAATCTCAATGGGCCCACCATCATCCTCGTCTTCTTCTTCATTTCCCTCTTCACCAAGTAATCAACTACTTCCCTTGCAACTAAGGTCACTGCAGTATCATGGTACTACTTCTCCTACTACTCCTCCTGAGAAAGGCAAGTCtcccacatcatcatcatccatgtCTTTAGATTTGGACATCTAA